Proteins from one Rosa chinensis cultivar Old Blush chromosome 7, RchiOBHm-V2, whole genome shotgun sequence genomic window:
- the LOC112179185 gene encoding pinin — MMASAAVEKTEEVLRKEIDELQRQQREITERLRDPRGLRKGGGGGSAAAPPRNFGANGARPRGFTRPADRADVEDQPPAKRRLSSAVVKVEDGEIVESAEGTKDAKNKESSEAAIADHSDRRLSNSQQGSWLRRDGSHGAGKKEFDIPATDHVPRVLPKQEDPSLVNRNKRMLGQLLGTLEKFRKENVQLSGTEAFMRRSNSLQRAEERAREESERLRIQEREQIAEKRRRDLTLRARVSAKTEEKKLELLFLQWSEHHKKLSNFIRTKAEPPIYYLPKKPLDEDATLAEQRKEKEFLEWKAARREELSNYQKQIGEQYLANVEKELERWQNARKARKANNDTMNLQETMDKELDTHRLEHGPKKRKIPDGSNNEDEDDVEDINVVEDDLMDDVLDVDDNSRMVDETAKSDAGNASPNAENVD; from the exons ATGATGGCAAGCGCCGCAGTTGAGAAAACAGAGGAGGTGCTCCGCAAGGAGATCGATGAGCTCCAACGCCAGCAGCGCGAg ATTACGGAACGCCTTCGAGACCCTAGGGGACTCCGcaagggaggaggaggaggctcgGCGGCTGCCCCGCCCCGCAACTTTGGTGCCAACGGTGCTCGCCCCCGAGGCTTTACTCGACCT GCAGATAGGGCTGATGTGGAGGATCAACCTCCTGCGAAACGCCGGCTTTCGTCAGCTGTTGTCAAG GTCGAGGATGGAGAAATTGTTGAGAGTGCTGAAGGAACCAAGGATGCAAAGAATAAGGAGTCAAGCGAGGCGGCGATAGCTGATCACAGTGATAGGAGGTTGTCAAATTCCCAACAAGGTAGCTGGTTAAGGAGGGATGGCAGCCATGGAGCAGGCAAGAAG GAATTTGACATTCCAGCAACGGATCATGTTCCAAGGGTATTGCCAAAGCAAGAAGACCCTAGCTTGGTCAATAGGAACAAAAGAATGCTCGGGCAACTTTTGGGCACTTTAGAG AAATTCAGGAAAGAAAACGTGCAACTCTCAGGAACAGAAGCTTTCATGCGGAGATCGAATTCTTTACAAAGA GCTGAAGAAAGAGCACGTGAAGAAAGTGAAAGACTTAGGATACAAGAGCGCGAACAAATTGCGGAAAAGCGGAGGAGAGATCTG ACTCTGCGGGCACGTGTTTCTGCcaagacagaagaaaaaaaattggaacTGCTTTTTCTTCAGTGGAGTGAGCATCACAAGAAACTTAGCAATTTTATAAG GACTAAGGCAGAGCCTCCAATATATTATCTACCCAAGAAACCATTGGATGAGGATGCTACCTTGGCTGAGCAGCGAAAAGAAAAG GAATTCCTAGAATGGAAAGCAGCACGAAGGGAGGAACTGAGCAATTATCAGAAGCAGATTGGGGAGCAGTATCTAGCAAATGTTGAAAAGGAGTTGGAGAGGTGGCAAAATGCAAGGAAAGCAAGGAAAGCAAACAATGATACGATGAACTTACAGGAAACAATGGACAAAGAATTGGACACACATAGGCTTGAGCATGGTcccaagaaaagaaagatcCCTGATGGAAGCAAcaatgaggatgaggatgatgtGGAAGATATCAATGTAGTGGAGGATGACCTGATGGATGATGTGTTGGATGTTGATGATAACAGTAGAATGGTTGATGAAACAGCTAAATCAGATGCAGGCAATGCCAGTCCAAATGCGGAGAATGTTGATTAG